In the genome of Paramormyrops kingsleyae isolate MSU_618 chromosome 5, PKINGS_0.4, whole genome shotgun sequence, the window CTCCCCCGGCCCACGTGACCCGCGTGCGGCTAAGGAAGGTTCCGCGTGACGTGTCCGGCGGCCGGCGGAGGTTTGATGATGACAGACCTGCCTGGGTGAGCTTCTATTTTACTGGATATACGTACTGTGTTTGCAACGTGTTTCTCCCTCCCAAGTATGCATGCAAtgtagattattatttttttttacatatagaGAATTTAAGTATAGGTTGTCAGACCTAaacaaatagaaaataaaaatccatcgACGTACGACGAACTCAATTTTCGTTAATTTCTCTCAGACAAAGTAATTTCCTGAAGACTGGCGTTTCCGTTTCTCTCAGTAAAGAAGATAAAGGTGAAGTGCGATTATGGGAGTTGTATCTCTTCTTTCAATACTAGCTGTCGGGAACTTTCGAGGCAGTTAATTGGAAATGTAGCAATAGTTGTCAAAGGTTACAtgccaaaaaaggaaaaatgtttaatttcagACACACTGAAACAGCGTGTTCGGGATTAATATGAAGGAAAACCTTGTCTTCCTGAATAACGACAAATGTAGCATTCCAGTTTAAACTCTGGTCTTCCTGAAGCGTCCTTAAAGCCATATATTAGAAATAAATCAACAATAGGCATTTCCCATAAAATCTTTATTGGAGGTGGTATCACAGGGTAACATCATGCAAAAGCTCAGTAACAAAAACTATCTGGAATGATATAAATGAGGGCAATGGGAGCAATGGCTGTAGAATctaacaaaataaaactgaattccAATTCTTTAAAATGCCCAGAACGTCATACATATCTCCTGGATTAAAAATAAGACTTATGAGCTCAACAATATGCACACCATGTAGACAATTCtatggacatttttttttatgaattactGATTTGAAGCCTTTTTATCACCTCTATCGTATCCTGCAAGTTTCAATCTCCAGCTTAGATTTATTGCTCTAGTAGCAGAGGTTGGACCTGCTGTACACCTTTTAGATGTATACTTTTGAAACCTTGGGTGgagaatactcacaaaacatgagcaCCAAATCAAAAGAAATCAAAGTGGGATATGCAGATTTTAGATAAACTATGCAAGAGGTCTGTCAAAGTTACATAAAGAAAGCTATTTACAGCACAGAAATCACACATTGGAGATAAGGCAGTTAAATACTGTTAATCGTGTGTCTCATGGGGACATTTATCCTGTAAAAAGGTGCAAAGTCAATTTTGAGTTTCAGTCTGATTCTCATTACATAACAGATCTCCCACACTGTTCATTCACAAGAATGAGGGCCAATCTATTATTTGAACATACATTTTCTTCATAACCAGCCTGATTTGTTTGACTTGGTCAATGCAAACCAggacgttaaaaaaaaaaaaaaaaaaaaaacctggattCCATTTTTCAGCTTTCATCATGTACAGATACTCTAAAATGCTTATCCAAAGATCGTTAtttaattatgcatttattcTGATTGCAAACAGGTAAACATTTTACCAAATTTTACATTTGAAGAATGTCCTCTTAACTGTTTTATGCACCcgttttttttcacaaattgATATACTGGACTGCATGTCAAATTGTAAATAGTATGTTGAATGTGTAGAAAACGTTTTTTTCCTTTATACAGAGTAATATAAAAGTAAGGCAAGATGCTTAAAACAGAGATTTGAAGGCTATGACGACCACTGTTTGGCCTCTTGCTCTGGAGCGGTTTTAAATTTGTCAGGAGATACAAAAAACGGTAGTGGTTCCCTTTCAGCCTCTGTCTCAGGCATCTTACTCTGGGGTGGTGTCAGCAATGGCCTGCGCCTGCTGGGGTGAGGGGGGATGGCGCCCTGCGACGTGTCGCTGCTCTTTGGCCTTCAGGCTGGCAAGCTGAGCTTCTTCCCTTTCAGAACTGCAGAAGGAGGCATGTGATCAGTCGGCAGCATCCCGGCCCACCCAGCCCCTCCCTTCGCGTGAAAGGTCACAGCTTACTTTCTACACGCTTTTTTTATATTCCACCATTAAACTAAATTCAGAGACTTTGTCAATCATATTGCAAAAAGAAAAGTTGATATTTAAACCACCTAActcatttttcacattttaaaggGTTTATTTCTGATAAATGAAGTCCCTGacagttacacacacacaccttccttTTACAGGAGCAGTCCGGCTCGGACACTCACCTTTCGTTACATAGAGATAGAAGAAGTCGCAATACAGGATGGTCTGGACCACACCGGCCACAATGGCTATCATGTCAAAGAAGCCCTCAAAGTAGAAGCGCCAGATCCAGTTGATGAGGTAGAGAGCGCGGTACAGGCCGAGGAAGAACAGGTAGTGCGTGGTAATGGTTTCTGCCTCTCCGGTTTTACTGATCATGAACAGCTGCGGCAGGATGGCGACCGACTCCAGGTAAATGGAGAAAGTCCACAGAATCTAGGAGCAAAAAGGGAAGAGAGTACACTAAGGATCCAAGCAGGGAACTCTCCATCCAGACAAGTCAAATTTGAAGATGGCATGAGATTCATTTCATGGAATGGATCATTCACATTTATCTGTCTAGCGGACTTATCCAAAGCGATACActattgagaaagcaggatcagccgGTCCCAGGAGTAAATTAGGGTGTACTCAAACTAGGTGATCCGTACCATGCCTGAGCACGAACACCATTGTGCTGTGCGAAAGCACTATTCTCCTATGTTTTCTTCGTGCTTGGGCCTGGAACATTAAGCTCAATGTGAGGTCAGaccagtgggggagggggggacaacCATGCATGGGCACGGTACAAGGCATCTGGGCAAAGTGGGAGTGCACCCTTAGAGTCTTGCTCAAGAACCCAATGACGACCAGAGATTCAAAACGGCACCCTTCTGATCAAAGGCACAGAGCACCAACTCAGAGACACAGACAAACGTCCATCGTCTTCATTCATAAAGcaattgttaaataaatagaagcaataatgtttaacgtaatcgtcatcattatacttataaACTTTATTTGTGTCACTTTACCTCAAGAGGAGAGAAGTCATGGTTGACCAAGAAAGAAAGACCCCCAACTGGGACCACCAGAAACTCCACTCTGAAGGTGTCATGGTTACCATCGTAGGTGGCCTTGAACTTGACGTAGATCAAGTAAACCGTGGCATATGCGCAACCAATGTAAATGACCTGAAATGCGGAATGAAAAGGCGACGATTAAATTAATCTCAATTGTCTGTGATCCAAGCCTGCATATTTTTCTGATGAGTTTTACTAATGATCTCAGCTTGTAGACTAAAATGGTGAATAACCCATGAGTATAGATTTACACTGATCAAACACCAACACAAAGAAAACACTCAGAGCACCTATACCTTATTTCAAAAATTAACTCCATGGGGATGAGAGATTATCATTGTGTTGGAGCCTATAATGCAGGCATTATACAACTGATGCccattacaaaacaaaatcttAGATTACTGCAGAGATTCAAGTTGTTTTCAGAAgttattatatttacattaatattttaaaaagcttcACTAAACAAACATCCAAAACAGTTTATAAAACAGTGAGTTTCTGGGGATCATTACCCAAACCACAGCCACATTCTCCTTGACTATGCAGTCCCTGGCAAACTGGGCATTAAAAACAGCAGCTGCTGGCGTGATACATGCTGAATAAAGTTAAACTGTATGAAATATAAAGCTCAGGttcaaatacaacatacacACCTTCATGACAGTGTTGTAGAGCGAAATGAAAGATGTCAAGAGATCCAGATAACGGGTGGTGAAGACCAAGGCAAAAAGAATCTGGCTTTTCCCAGAAATACCTGtcgagagagagaagaacctgCGGTGTTAAAATAAGCCATGGTATTAAGAGTGGGGTGGAAAAAATTGCATTTAGCCGAATTTTAAACATCATTGTCAAAACAGACCTAAATAATCTGCTTattacaaatacaaaaacagaagaGAACGACCAGCTGAATCACATGATACTTGTCTAACTTGAGtgcaaattattttgcatttcacCTTAAACTTTGCATTGAACAAAGCTTCTGAGCTATAAAAGTCTTACACCAGCCTGCACCTATTCATCAGACAACCAAGTTCTAGAATGAAACCCTGCTACACAGTTGCTACTTACAAGCCTTATTCCACAATACACCTCACTACCTCTTTAAGCACAACTTTATAAGATCAAATTTGCTCACAGAGGCAGAAACCAGTGAATCTGCCATCTGTATGCTAACATGGGTAGCAGGCTACATCTTTAACTAACAGCCCAGCCACATCTCTCTAATGCCTCTAGATGCCAAGAATAAAACCTCAAGCAGCCCATCCCTAGCCAAACTTTGCGAGCAAGCTCAAAGTAACCAACTGCATCCTGTGGCTTAGATAAGAGTAGGGCAGCTGAAAGGTAGCCAAAACAGGCCTATGACCAGGCCTTCAAATAAGAACACATTTGACAAGCGACCAGCCTAAGCCACAAAAACTACTAGTGACAGAACGCTGACATTTCTCATCATTAATAGCACAAAACAGCAATAAGCAGGATGGCTAAATACAGCACCGCAATAAATGTGTGCTCTGgtgaaaaatgaatgaataaaaccaacaaaatcAATGATTTCCCACTCATTCCACACGATCAAAAGTCGAGAGCCAATAAGTTTTAAACCTTTGCAGGCTACAGAAAAAGAAAGTTAAACTCTGGAACATTTTGAACGATTTGCATCACCTGTTGCCTACACTGATTTTGCACAAGTAAGGAGTCTTTCTGGACAAGCCAATAACCCAAAAAGACCAGTGGCCGTATTTTTACTGCTGTAGTTACAGGGCTAGACTGCATTTCACCATGGCACATCACAAAGTAGTCAGCCTAGCGCTCCAGACACAACATTGgcagaataataaaaatgtgaaatacagAAATGCTCAACATTTCAGAAGAATGATTTATTTTAAGTGATAATACTTTATTCAAAACGCTTAATTCCATTAATAGTGGTCCGCCTTTCTTGATCCAACATGCCACGTCAAAGGTCAGGCAGACTAAGACAGCCGTCAGCTGAAGAACTACTTTTTAAAACTTTACCAATAAAAATTATGCAGAAGCCAAAACCCAGCATTAATTATCCAGTCCTGCTGAATGAATTAGCAGACTTTACTTTTACAATGCACGCAGCTGCGAGCTCTGCAAACTGCTGCCCAGACGTTCATTCCTATCGCTCCTATCACCCAAGTTAATGTCCACATAGAGGCGAACTTTGGTTCGTCGGATTCTTCTTCCAACGGGTCGTTTTAACTATCAGTCAGCGTACCAATGAACTCTATGAGCTGACAGGTACTTATATACGTGTTTTAAAGCCTCACCACAATGCTAACGACACCTAAAAAACCTAAGAGGAATACGTGGAGACGTATAAATCCACATTAGTGCATAGTGAATTACCAGTAATTCCAACTACACAGATTATAACTACACCGACATGCATGATTCCGGTACAGGCCTAGCTGCAGCTGCCCACGCCAAGTTTAAGCAAGGCAGCCGCCGCTAACTAGCAACATTGCATAAGACATCACGTCAGGTGGCAAATTAACAAGTGAACCTACCGGCACAAGACCTGGTTTTCCATATTTTGAGCAGCAGAATGATAATGGCTGCTAAATGAGACAGATCCCCGGTGAGCCTAAAAATGTTCATACTTCTGCTGACCAGTGCAGAGGCCGGGTGCTCGTTTTTatcttaatattttattcaaagAGCGTGGCCTCAAGGGCGTCTCCGTCGGCTTTCTCTGACGTCTCACTGCCCTGGAACTCACAAGTGTGAGCCGTGTCCACCAGCTACCTCCAAGTAATCGCCGCTTTCTCCCAGCCGAGCAGAAAAATGGCGAGTAGAGCGCGACGTGGCCCGGGTACGTGGCCAAAAATATTAGCGCACAAAGCAGGCTGGGAAAACGGCGGTGCGAGCGCGACCGGGCACGCCCCTTAAAGGCAGCGGCCCGCGGGCCTGGCCCTCAGTAATATATGGGTG includes:
- the kdelr2b gene encoding ER lumen protein-retaining receptor 2b; this translates as MNIFRLTGDLSHLAAIIILLLKIWKTRSCAGISGKSQILFALVFTTRYLDLLTSFISLYNTVMKVIYIGCAYATVYLIYVKFKATYDGNHDTFRVEFLVVPVGGLSFLVNHDFSPLEILWTFSIYLESVAILPQLFMISKTGEAETITTHYLFFLGLYRALYLINWIWRFYFEGFFDMIAIVAGVVQTILYCDFFYLYVTKVLKGKKLSLPA